Within Actinoplanes sp. L3-i22, the genomic segment GATCTCCACGCGGCGACGCTTGACGACCCCGTTGCGCAACGCCTTGATGCTGGAGACCTTCAGGTCGATGGCGAGCAGCGTGAGCAGCGGGAAGAACAGGCCGGCCTGGTGCCGGGTGATGAACCCCTTGAGGCCGCGCCGGCCCAGCGCCGACTCGGTGGCCCAGATGAGCACCTCGGGCGCGACGTCCGGGTCGAGGTCGTCGTGGTTCGGGTTGTTGTGGTGGCGGGTGTGCTTGTCCATCCACCAGCCGTAGCTCATGCCGACACCGACGTTGCCCGCGATCAGGCCGGCGATCTCGCTCGGCCGCTTGGTGCGGAAGACCTGGCGGTGGGCGAGGTCGTGGGCGACCAGGGCGAGCTGGGTGAAGGTGACCGACAGCAACACCGCCGTCAGCAGCTGCCACCAGGACGAGCCGATCAGGAAGAACGCGGTCCAGCCGGCGACGAACATGGCCGCGACGACGCTCAGCCGGAGCAGGTAGTACGCCGGCCGGCGCTCCATCAGTCCCTCGGCGGTGATCCTGCGGGACAGGACGGCGAAGTCGCTCCCGGCGGTCCGGGTCGGCACCTGTGCGTCGGTGATGGTCATGCTATCCAGCAAACCTCCGATCACCGGCCCTGTCAGGA encodes:
- a CDS encoding acyl-CoA desaturase — translated: MTITDAQVPTRTAGSDFAVLSRRITAEGLMERRPAYYLLRLSVVAAMFVAGWTAFFLIGSSWWQLLTAVLLSVTFTQLALVAHDLAHRQVFRTKRPSEIAGLIAGNVGVGMSYGWWMDKHTRHHNNPNHDDLDPDVAPEVLIWATESALGRRGLKGFITRHQAGLFFPLLTLLAIDLKVSSIKALRNGVVKRRRVEIALLVLHAVAYLSALLIVLSPLQALAFVLVHQGLFGVYLGMTFAPNHKGMPHPTGDEDFLRKQVLTSRNVHGGWLTDVALGGLNYQIEHHLFPGMPTPSLRKAQPIVQAYCAEIGVSYEQTSLVTSYRQALQYLHEVGEPARAEHAAR